TGGCGCAAGTGCGGAGCAGATGCGCTGGCATATCGAGAGCACCACTTTTCCCTTTTGAACCCTCCCTTTTGAACATGAGATTTCCTAATCGGCCTTTCGCCGGTTTCCCCCGCCCTGCGCAGCGCCTAGGAGTCTGATTCGAAATTCGCCGAAGAGGCGAATTTCGGTTCGGCACCGGCCCGCTCCCCCACCCGACCTCCCATAGGGTACTATCGTAGGGAGGCCGGGTGGGGGAGCGGGCCGGTGCCGAACGATCCGAAACGACAGTTTCGGATCAGACGCTAAGGGCGGCCCATCGGCGAAACCTGATCGGAACCTGAAAGCGGCAGGAGGCATGCTCCCGATTGCCCTTCGGGGGTGGCCTGGGGTAAGGCACGGAGGAAACACAGCAGAAACGGCGGGTTTACGTGCTCTACGCTTTAATCGTCATCATCGGACGGCTGATGGACATCTTCCAGATGGTCATCATCATCCAGATCGTTCTCGGGCTGTTGATCAGCTTCAACGTGGTCAACCTGCACAACGATTTCGTGGCGGCGATCTGGCGGGCGCTCAACGTGATCATCGAGCCGTTCCTGCGTCCCATCCGTCGCTTCATGCCCGATACGCGGCCCTTCGATCTTTCGCCGATGGTGCTGTTGTTCGGCCTTTGGGCAGCGCAGATGCTGCTCATCGGGCTTGGACAGTCGATGGGGGCCCTGGTGTGAATCAAGTTGATGTGAGCGCAGATGTGATGAATTCCGACGTGAAGTTGGCCGATGTGATCGACGGCAAGGCCTTTGCTGCGGGCCTGCGCGGGCGCATCGCCACGCTGGCAGCCCGGTTCGAGGCGGAGGCCGGGCGCAAGGCGGGCCTTGCCGTGGTGCTGGTGGGCGAAGACCCGGCCAGCCAGGTCTATGTCCGCTCCAAGGGCAAGAGCACGATCGAGGCGGGCATGGCCAGCTTCGAGTACAAGCTCCCCGTAGATACCGACGAGGCCACCCTGCTCGCGCTGGTCGAGCAGCTCAACGCCGATCCGGCGGTCGACGGCATCCTCGTCCAGCTTCCCCTGCCCGCCCATCTCGACGAGCAGAAGGTGATCGCCACGATCAGCCCCGACAAGGATGTCGACGGCTTCCATGTCACCAATGCCGGGCGCCTTGCGGTCGGCCAGCCCGGCTATGTGCCCTGCACGCCGCTGGGCTGCCTGATGCTGCTCAAGGACAAGCTGGGCAGCCTTTCGGGCCTCGAAGCGGTAGTGATCGGGCGCTCGAACATCGTGGGCAAGCCGATGGCCCAGCTCCTGCTGGCCGAAAGCTGCACGATTACCGTCGCGCACAGCCGCACGCGCAACCTGCCCGAGGTGGTCCGTCGCGCCGATATCGTGGTGGCCGCCGTCGGCCGCCCGGAAATGGTCAAGGCCGACTGGATCAAGCCGGGTGCGACCGTGATCGACGTGGGCATCAACCGCGTGCCGGGCGCCGTGGAAGGCAAGACGCGGCTGGTCGGCGATGTCGCCTATGAAGACGTCCGTCATGTCGCCGGGGCGATCACCCCGGTTCCGGGCGGCGTGGGGCCGATGACCATCGCGGTCCTGCTGCGCAATGCGCTGGTGGCTGCCTACCGTCATGCCGGGCTGGAACTGGCGCCCGACGCGATCTGAATGATGGGCTGAATTTTTGCCCGGTCCCGTTGCGGGGCCGGGCAAGAGCGCGCTTGCCCGGCCCGGTCCATGCGATAGAACGGGCGCCATGCAGTTTCGTGTTTCCGGCGCGCTGGCGCTCACCCTTCTTTCCGGTCTGGTGTCCCTTGGTGGTCTGGTCCCTTGTGCGCAGGCGCAGGCGATCCGCTTTGTCGCCAACCCCAGCGCGCTGATCGCCGCCGACATCGCCACGACCCATGCCATGGAGCGCAGGGGCTGGGGCGAGGGTCTGGCCGAGACGATGGCGAAGGACGCGCAAGTGCTTTCGCCCCCGCGCGCACTGGCCGAAACGGCCCTGCACGATCTTCCGCATGGGGAAGCCCCCCACTTGCGCCAGCCCGATGGCGCCTGGATCGGCTGCGACGGCACCTATGGCGTCACGCGCGGGCGCTGGAGCGCAAAGGACGCGCAAGGGCAGGAAAGGCTGGGGGGCTGGTATGCCACCGTCTGGCAGCGCAACCTCAAAAAGGGCTTCTATCGCTGGAGCCTCACCCTTGAGGCGCCGACCGCGCAGGCGCTCCCCGCGCCCGATTTCCTGACCGGTCTCGTCGCCGATTGCCCGGTCCGCCGCCCGCGGACCGAGGCCGAGCAGCTTGCCGATCTCGACGCGCCGCGCCCGCCCAAGCCCAAAAAAGGCGCGCCGCCCCCGATGCGCCCGCTTCGCGCCGCGCTTCCGGCCGAAACCACCCCCGCCGGGGCCGACACCACGCAGGGCCAGTCCTATGACGGCACGCTGGCCTGGCGCGCGACCGTGCTGCCCGATGGTGGCCGCCGCTTCCGTGCGTGGATGTGGAAGGACGGGGCGATGCAGGAAGTCATCCACCTCGATGCCGCGCCTCCGCGCAGTGGCACCCCCAATGTTACCGTGGGAAGCTGACCTTCATGTTCCACTTGTTCCTTTCGGCCTTCACCACGCTGTTTCTGGTGATCGACCCGCCCGGCTGCGCGCCGATCTATGCCGGGCTGACCGCCGATGCCAGCCCCACCCAGGCCCGCCAGATGGCCGTGCGTGCCTGCATCATCGCCACGCTGATCCTCGTCGTCTTTGCGCTGTTCGGCGAAGCCCTGCTGGGGGCGCTGCACATCGAACTGGCCAGCTTCCGCATTGCGGGGGGGATCATGCTGTTCCTGATCGCGCTCGAAATGGTCTTTGAAAAGCGCACGGGCCGCCGCGAGGAGCGCGCCGAAAAGGTGCGCAATGCCCAGCCCCATGTCGAGGACGTGTCGGTCTTCCCGATGGCCATGCCGATGCTGGCCGGGCCCGGCTCGATCGCCTCGATCATGCTGCTGACCGCCCGCGCCCACGGCACCGAGGAAACCGCCGTGGTCCTCGCCGCGCTGGGTGTGGTCATGCTGCTCAGCCTCATTGCGCTGGTGGCGGCAACGCCGATCATCCGCGTGCTGGGCAAACAGGTGGAAGCCGTGGTCACCCGCCTGCTCGGCGTTCTGCTGGCGGCGCTGGCCGCCCAGTTCGTGATCGACGGCCTGCGCACGCAGTTCTGAACGCTCGCTGGCATACCGGGCATAGCCACCAAAGCTGCCCTATACCCCTTCGTCATTCCCGCGCAGGCGGGAATCCAGCGTCTTGCCTTGTTTGCACGAGCAACCGTCGGAACTGGATCCCCGCCTGCGCGGGGATGACGAAAAAGGGAGCAGCGCACAGTGCCTTTATTGGCAAGCCTGGTGCTTCTTCCCGCAGTTCAGATCGCCCCCGGACGCAGCGCCATCAGGCCGCGCAGCCGCGCGCGGTAGGCCGCCAGTTGCGCCGGATCGACCGCGCGGGTGCGGGCGATCATGCGGACCGACGAAGGATCGACGGCCTGCCCGCCGCGATAGAGTTCGTAGTGCAGGTGCGGCCCGGTCGAGAGGCCGGTCGAGCCGACATAGCCGATCACCTGCCCCCGGCTGACATGGGCGCCCGGCGCCACGGCGATGCGGCTCATGTGGCCATAGCCGGTGCCGATGCCCCCGCCATGGTCGAGGCGGACATATTCGCCATGCCCGCCGTGCCATCCGGCAAAGCTGACGGTGCCATCGCTGACGGCGTGGATCGGGCTGCCCCAGGGCGCGCCGATATCGATCCCGGCGTGGAGGCGGGTAAAGCCCAGAATCGGGTGGAAGCGATAGCCGAAGCCCGAGGTGACATGGCCCGCGACCGGCGCGACCAGCAGCCCGGAGTCGCTGCTGTCGGTGGCCTGTCCCTTCATCGTTTCGGGGCTGAAGAAGGCGCCATCGTTGCCCCAGCGCAGCAATTGCGCGCGCGGGTGCCCGTCGCGGCTGATCCCGGCATAGAGCAGGTCGCCCATCTCGCCCTGCCCGTCGGCGGCGCGGCGATAGGAGACGATGATGTCGAATTCGTCGGTCGGGGCGATGTCCTCGAAGGGGAGCGCGGAATCGATCGTGCGCAAGTAGTCCTGCACGATATTCGGGCTGACCCCGGCGGCGCGGGCCGAGCGGTAGAGGCTCGATCCCACGATCCCGGTCAGCCGCAGCGGCGCCACGCTGACGGGGATGGGCTGCTTGTGGAGGACCAGCGCGCCGCCTTCGCGGCGCACGTCGAGCGCGAGGTCGAAGCGCGCGCGCAGGCTCAGGCTTTCGAGCGGGCGCGGATCGAGCGGCCCGGCGTGCGGGCCCAGAACCATCTGGAAACGGGCTCCGGGGGCCAGATGACTGTTGGGCTGGCTGTCCGGCAGCGCCTGCGTGATCAGGGACGCGGTCCGTCCCGCGTCGGACTGGGTCAGCCCGGCGCGTTGCAGCATGCCTGCGATGCTGTCGGATTCGCCCAGCGTGGCGGTCATCGTGATGCTGGCCCGTTCGGGCGCGGCGGCGAGGTGGACCACGCGGGGGCCTGCCGCGAAATGGCGCCCGTTGACCGCCCCTTGCGCGAGCGGGCGGATGCCTTGCGCGGCAAATTCACCGGCGATCTGCTCGTCGAGCGCGGTCAGCGGCGCGGCGCGCAGCGGGGTGAAGCTGGGCCAGAAGGCAAGGGCAAGGCCCGCCAGCACGGTGCAGGTGGCCGCGCCATGAAACCAATGGCGGCTGCCGATGTCCTGCCCGAGGTCGTGGCAGCGCAAGGTGCGGGCGGCGGCGCGCTCGATGCGCAGGCACAGGGCCAGCCAGCGGCGGGCAAGCGGATGGGACGATTGCCGCCATGGGGCCGATAGCGCTGGCGGCGGGGGGAGCGCGTGAACCGGACGCGCGGCGGGGGCCAGCCTCCGGCTGCGATGCTGTGCGCCGGGGCCAAGCGTGCCGGAGACAGCACGGCCAAAGACGGGGCGCGGGCCCCCAGCCCCGCTGGCCAGCGTACCAAAATCCGAACCGGGCCTGTTGAAAGGGGCACTCATGGCCTGTCCCTGCCGGATCGGGGGTTAAGACCCCGTAAAATCGCGGATCAGGCCGGGATTGGGGTCAACTGTTGGCCTCGCGTTTCAGGTCGTAGAGCAGGTCGAGCGCGGCGCGCGGGGAGAGCGCGTCGATGTCGAGCGCGTTGAGCTTGTCGCGCAGCGCGTCGACTTTCTCCTCGGCGGCCTCGATGGCGGCGGCGAACAGCGGCAGGTCGCCAAGGCCGGCGGCCAGGCCCCCGGTGGCCGCGCGGCCCTTTTCCAGCTTGTCGAGCACGGCGCGCGCGCGCTTGACCACCGCATCGGGCACGCCCGCCAGCCGGGCGACGGCCAGGCCATAGGACTTGTCGGCAGGCCCCTGCGCCAGTTCGTGGAGCAGCACGAGATCGCCCTTCCACTCGCGCGCGCGGACATGGTGGAGCGAGAGCGCCGGGCAGGTTTCGGCCAGACGCTGCATCTCGTGGTAATGGGTGGCAAACAGGCAGCGGCAGCGGTTCACCTCGTGGACTGCCTCGGCCACGGCCCAGGCCAGCGCGAGGCCATCATAGGTCGAGGTGCCGCGCCCCACTTCGTCGAGGATCACGAAGCTGCGTTCGCCCGCCTGCTGGAGGATGGCGGCGGTCTCGACCATCTCGACCATGAAGGTCGAGCGCCCGCGCGCGAGGTTGTCGCTCGCGCCCACGCGGCTGAACAGGCGGTCGACGAGGCCCACGCGCGCGCTCTGCGCGGGCACATAGGCCCCGGCTTGCGCCAGCAGCACGATCAGCGCGTTCTGGCGCAGGAAGGTCGATTTGCCGCCCATGTTGGGCCCGCCCACCAGCCACAGCCGGTCGGTCGCGGCCAATGTGCAGTCGTTGGCGACAAAGCGTTCGCCCGCCTTGGCGAGCGCCGCCTCGACCACCGGATGGCGCCCGCCTGCAATGGCCAGCACCGGTTCCTCGACGACATGGGGCAGGCACCAGCCGCCCTCGATCGCGCGCTGGGCATGGCTGGCGGCCACATCGAGCCGGGCGAGCGCGGCGGCGCTGGCGGCGATACCCTCGCGCGCGGCGCTGGCCTGCGCGATCAGGTC
The genomic region above belongs to Novosphingobium sp. IK01 and contains:
- a CDS encoding YggT family protein translates to MLYALIVIIGRLMDIFQMVIIIQIVLGLLISFNVVNLHNDFVAAIWRALNVIIEPFLRPIRRFMPDTRPFDLSPMVLLFGLWAAQMLLIGLGQSMGALV
- the folD gene encoding bifunctional methylenetetrahydrofolate dehydrogenase/methenyltetrahydrofolate cyclohydrolase FolD → MADVIDGKAFAAGLRGRIATLAARFEAEAGRKAGLAVVLVGEDPASQVYVRSKGKSTIEAGMASFEYKLPVDTDEATLLALVEQLNADPAVDGILVQLPLPAHLDEQKVIATISPDKDVDGFHVTNAGRLAVGQPGYVPCTPLGCLMLLKDKLGSLSGLEAVVIGRSNIVGKPMAQLLLAESCTITVAHSRTRNLPEVVRRADIVVAAVGRPEMVKADWIKPGATVIDVGINRVPGAVEGKTRLVGDVAYEDVRHVAGAITPVPGGVGPMTIAVLLRNALVAAYRHAGLELAPDAI
- a CDS encoding MarC family protein codes for the protein MFHLFLSAFTTLFLVIDPPGCAPIYAGLTADASPTQARQMAVRACIIATLILVVFALFGEALLGALHIELASFRIAGGIMLFLIALEMVFEKRTGRREERAEKVRNAQPHVEDVSVFPMAMPMLAGPGSIASIMLLTARAHGTEETAVVLAALGVVMLLSLIALVAATPIIRVLGKQVEAVVTRLLGVLLAALAAQFVIDGLRTQF
- a CDS encoding M23 family metallopeptidase; protein product: MSAPFNRPGSDFGTLASGAGGPRPVFGRAVSGTLGPGAQHRSRRLAPAARPVHALPPPPALSAPWRQSSHPLARRWLALCLRIERAAARTLRCHDLGQDIGSRHWFHGAATCTVLAGLALAFWPSFTPLRAAPLTALDEQIAGEFAAQGIRPLAQGAVNGRHFAAGPRVVHLAAAPERASITMTATLGESDSIAGMLQRAGLTQSDAGRTASLITQALPDSQPNSHLAPGARFQMVLGPHAGPLDPRPLESLSLRARFDLALDVRREGGALVLHKQPIPVSVAPLRLTGIVGSSLYRSARAAGVSPNIVQDYLRTIDSALPFEDIAPTDEFDIIVSYRRAADGQGEMGDLLYAGISRDGHPRAQLLRWGNDGAFFSPETMKGQATDSSDSGLLVAPVAGHVTSGFGYRFHPILGFTRLHAGIDIGAPWGSPIHAVSDGTVSFAGWHGGHGEYVRLDHGGGIGTGYGHMSRIAVAPGAHVSRGQVIGYVGSTGLSTGPHLHYELYRGGQAVDPSSVRMIARTRAVDPAQLAAYRARLRGLMALRPGAI